The following are encoded in a window of Geobacter metallireducens GS-15 genomic DNA:
- the tssE gene encoding type VI secretion system baseplate subunit TssE: protein MRDERLLERIRSFERDPARRGRPDHGRLVESVLAHLRQILNTRQGSAPIAPDYGVPDFLDFLQTYPDSVREIERSIRVAIQTYEPRLDGVRVAFIPQEDDVLALRFQITARITDDDGGTVRFETVVDTDGKIAVKR, encoded by the coding sequence ATGCGCGACGAACGTCTTCTGGAACGGATCCGCTCCTTCGAGCGGGACCCGGCCCGGCGCGGCCGCCCCGACCACGGGCGGCTGGTGGAGTCGGTCCTGGCTCACCTGCGCCAGATTCTCAACACTCGCCAGGGGAGCGCCCCCATTGCCCCCGACTACGGGGTCCCCGATTTTCTCGACTTCCTCCAGACCTACCCCGACTCGGTGCGGGAGATCGAGCGGAGCATCCGCGTCGCCATCCAGACCTACGAGCCCCGCCTCGACGGGGTGCGGGTCGCCTTCATCCCCCAGGAAGACGACGTCCTGGCGCTCCGGTTCCAGATCACCGCCCGGATCACCGATGACGATGGGGGTACGGTCCGCTTCGAGACCGTGGTGGACACCGACGGCAAGATCGCAGTCAAACGCTGA
- the tssF gene encoding type VI secretion system baseplate subunit TssF: MITRHYQEELARLKELGSEFAQRHPALAPMLGGTSTDPDVERLLEGVAFQTALLRRKLDDDFPELVHDMVRLVAPHYLRPIPATTIVAFEPKPSLVQPQTVPAGMQLASVPVEGTRCHFRTTSPVEVHPLTLQDASFDQPAGRPPAVTLRLALTGLTLGQWAPQSLRLFLAAGEAEAAELYLLLARSVSRIVIAPAEGGTGTVLPANCLRPAGLNGNEPLIPYPPNAFPGYRLLQEYLTAPRRFFFLELTGWDQWRGRGNGTRFSVTFELLNAPAQAPRVSRESIALFATPAVNLFSHDADPIPLDHRKERHLLRPAELPPGHAEVFSVDRVTAFERGTSREYHLDPFEAFRTPADGRPSYHTSIAQSPFKDGCDVRLALAYPPGTVPPEGTTLSVGLTCTNGRLPESLRVGDVAEPTRDAPTFASFRNITPVTPSSPPPLGPNLLWRLLSAIPLSRLSVAHADNLRECLGLYLFPGFDRTLLAANRRRIEGIERVATRQTDRIVRGAPMRGVEIAIDIRGDHFAGPGDLFLFGSVLDEFMAGSATLNTFTRLTIRETVRGEEFQWPPRAGYQPLL, translated from the coding sequence ATGATCACCCGCCACTATCAGGAAGAACTGGCCCGCCTCAAGGAGCTGGGGAGTGAGTTCGCCCAACGGCACCCGGCCCTGGCGCCGATGCTCGGGGGCACCTCGACCGACCCTGACGTGGAACGGCTTCTGGAGGGAGTAGCCTTCCAGACGGCGCTCCTGCGCCGGAAGCTGGATGACGATTTCCCCGAATTGGTCCACGACATGGTGCGGCTTGTGGCCCCCCACTACCTGCGACCCATCCCCGCCACCACCATCGTCGCCTTCGAACCGAAGCCCTCCCTGGTCCAGCCCCAGACGGTGCCGGCCGGGATGCAGCTCGCCTCGGTGCCGGTGGAGGGGACCCGCTGCCACTTCCGGACTACGAGCCCCGTGGAGGTGCACCCCCTCACCCTCCAAGACGCCTCCTTTGACCAGCCGGCCGGCCGCCCCCCGGCCGTGACCCTCCGACTGGCCCTCACGGGGCTCACCCTCGGCCAGTGGGCGCCCCAATCCCTGCGGCTCTTCCTGGCGGCCGGGGAGGCCGAGGCGGCGGAGCTCTACCTCCTCCTCGCCCGCTCCGTTTCCCGCATCGTCATCGCCCCAGCCGAGGGGGGAACGGGGACCGTCCTGCCGGCCAACTGCCTCAGACCCGCGGGGCTCAACGGAAATGAGCCCCTCATCCCCTACCCCCCCAACGCCTTCCCCGGCTACCGGCTCCTCCAGGAGTACCTGACGGCCCCCCGCCGCTTCTTCTTCCTGGAGCTGACCGGCTGGGACCAGTGGCGGGGACGGGGCAACGGCACCCGGTTCAGCGTCACCTTCGAACTGCTAAACGCGCCGGCCCAAGCGCCCCGAGTCAGCCGGGAGAGCATCGCCCTCTTCGCCACCCCGGCCGTCAACCTCTTCTCCCACGATGCCGACCCGATCCCCCTGGACCACCGGAAGGAGCGCCACCTCCTGCGGCCAGCCGAACTGCCCCCCGGTCACGCCGAGGTCTTTTCCGTGGACCGGGTCACCGCCTTCGAGCGGGGCACTTCCCGGGAGTACCACCTAGACCCCTTCGAGGCATTCCGGACCCCGGCCGACGGCCGCCCCAGCTACCACACGTCCATCGCGCAATCCCCCTTCAAGGACGGCTGCGACGTCCGCCTCGCCCTCGCCTATCCGCCGGGCACGGTACCCCCAGAGGGGACGACCCTGTCGGTGGGGCTCACCTGCACCAACGGGCGACTCCCCGAAAGCCTCCGGGTCGGCGACGTGGCGGAACCCACCCGGGATGCGCCGACCTTTGCCTCGTTCCGGAACATCACCCCCGTCACCCCATCGTCCCCTCCCCCCCTGGGGCCGAACCTCCTCTGGCGGCTCCTCTCGGCCATTCCCCTGAGCCGCCTCTCCGTGGCCCACGCCGACAACCTGCGGGAGTGCCTCGGCCTCTACCTCTTCCCCGGCTTCGACCGGACCCTCCTTGCGGCCAACCGGCGCCGGATCGAGGGGATCGAACGGGTCGCGACCCGGCAGACGGACCGCATCGTGCGCGGCGCCCCCATGCGGGGGGTGGAGATCGCCATTGATATCCGGGGCGACCACTTCGCGGGACCGGGGGACCTCTTCCTCTTCGGGTCGGTCCTCGATGAATTCATGGCGGGGAGCGCCACCCTCAACACCTTCACGCGCTTGACCATCCGCGAAACCGTGCGGGGAGAGGAGTTCCAGTGGCCGCCGCGAGCCGGATACCAGCCGCTCCTCTAG
- the tssG gene encoding type VI secretion system baseplate subunit TssG, whose amino-acid sequence MAAASRIPAAPLEQELLHRGHEFSFLQVLRILELLGERDGTKRPVEVIPRLSLGFPAADVAGVERVGDGYRVIATFLGLYGQATPLPAFYTEELLDEEATDSSAGRDFLDIVNRHIYGIFANVARKYRLFLQVDEQRSDAVTERLHALGGYGEETLRAQLPDPRSLLRYTGLFAQHPRSALGLRTLLTDALDAPVEVISAVPRIVTVPPEERSRLGTIGTLGEDAFVGSEIPDRSGMFRIEVGPLRRDRFAELLPGTPERKRLDLLVALYITDPLAYEIELILAPGEAPPAMLGSGIRLGWDVWMTSGADVGRVSVSFPGGGEPLAAPR is encoded by the coding sequence GTGGCCGCCGCGAGCCGGATACCAGCCGCTCCTCTAGAGCAGGAACTCCTCCACCGGGGGCACGAATTCTCATTCCTCCAGGTGCTCCGGATCCTGGAGCTTCTCGGAGAACGGGACGGGACCAAACGGCCCGTGGAGGTGATCCCCCGGCTCTCCCTGGGCTTTCCGGCCGCGGACGTAGCCGGGGTGGAGCGGGTCGGCGACGGCTATCGGGTCATTGCCACGTTCCTGGGGCTCTACGGCCAGGCGACCCCGCTTCCCGCCTTCTACACCGAGGAACTTCTCGACGAGGAAGCCACCGACAGCAGCGCCGGCCGGGATTTCCTCGACATCGTCAACCGGCACATCTACGGCATCTTCGCGAATGTTGCCCGGAAATACCGGCTCTTTCTCCAGGTGGACGAGCAGCGCAGCGACGCCGTCACGGAGCGGCTCCACGCCCTCGGGGGGTACGGCGAAGAAACGCTTCGGGCCCAACTCCCCGATCCCCGGTCGCTCCTGCGCTACACGGGGCTCTTCGCCCAACACCCCCGCTCGGCCCTGGGGTTGCGGACGCTGCTGACCGATGCCCTCGACGCGCCGGTGGAGGTAATCTCCGCCGTCCCCCGCATCGTGACGGTACCGCCGGAGGAGCGCTCACGCCTCGGCACCATCGGCACCCTCGGCGAGGACGCCTTTGTGGGCTCCGAGATCCCCGACCGCTCCGGCATGTTCCGCATTGAGGTGGGTCCCTTGCGCCGCGACCGGTTCGCCGAACTCCTCCCCGGCACCCCGGAGCGCAAGCGCCTCGACCTCCTCGTCGCCCTCTACATCACCGACCCCCTCGCCTACGAAATCGAGCTGATCCTCGCCCCCGGCGAGGCCCCGCCGGCCATGCTCGGCAGCGGCATTCGGCTCGGATGGGATGTGTGGATGACGTCAGGGGCGGATGTGGGGCGGGTGTCGGTGAGCTTTCCCGGCGGAGGGGAGCCCCTCGCGGCACCTCGTTAA
- the tssH gene encoding type VI secretion system ATPase TssH, with protein MLTVDLKALISRLNPHCSGALEGAAGLCVARGHYEVTVEHLLARLLDEPGGDLPLILRAFEVDAASVKAGITRVLDELPSGNSGKPVFSPVLLEWLQAAWLITSLDLNEERIRSGALLLALLARPLQLTAGRYVDLLMAVGRETLLSRFGTATAGSVEHAPTSVRSATSDEAPKGTTSLDRFCTDFTRQAAEGNIDPVFGRDREIGQMVDILARRRKNNPIIVGEAGVGKTAVAEGLALRIVEGDVPEALREVRLLGLDLGLLQAGAGVKGEFENRLKSVIEEVKGSPRPIILFIDEAHTIIGAGGQTGGGDAANLLKPALARGELRTIAATTWSEYKKYFEKDAALARRFQPVKLDEPDVETAVLILRGLKEKYEAAHGVTIRDDGIRAAAELSSRYLSGRQLPDKAVDLLDTAAARVKLLLTGKPGAVEEKERRIQALEREEAAMARDQLHGRPVDDERLDLLKAELLTLREELAAVTARWHREQELAAEVMALRKELSTEAEENEDRRGLKRQVTEATARLAEFQGDAPLVRIEVEPEVVARVVADWTGIPLGSLQKDRAAGVLTLEGDLRRRIKGQEPALSAVAEVLRSSAAGLKDPRQPLGVFLLVGPSGVGKTETALAVADLLFGGERFLTVINMSEFQERHTTSRLIGSPPGYVGYGEGGVLTEAVRRQPYSVVLLDEVEKAHPDVMNLFYQVFDKGMLADGEGRVIDFANTVIFLTSNLASDVITSLCCGDQAPTAEGLTSAIRPHLSRHFKPALLARMSVVPYLTLAPEYLGEIVTLKLGRVAERLRENSRTALSWTPAVTERIAARCTEVESGARTIDHILRSTLLPLLSREILPRLGTGETPEAIRLDTTADGDFAVTFDTSGGMEQ; from the coding sequence ATGCTGACCGTTGACCTTAAAGCCCTCATATCCCGCCTCAATCCCCACTGTTCCGGCGCCCTGGAAGGGGCGGCGGGGCTTTGCGTGGCCCGGGGCCACTACGAGGTGACCGTGGAGCACCTCTTGGCGCGGCTTCTGGACGAGCCGGGGGGTGACCTCCCCCTCATCCTCCGGGCCTTCGAGGTGGATGCCGCATCCGTGAAGGCCGGGATCACCAGGGTCCTCGACGAGCTTCCCTCCGGGAACTCGGGGAAGCCGGTCTTCTCGCCGGTGCTTCTGGAGTGGCTCCAGGCAGCGTGGCTCATCACCTCCCTCGACCTCAACGAAGAGCGGATCCGCTCCGGCGCGCTGCTGCTGGCGCTCCTGGCCCGGCCGCTCCAGCTCACGGCGGGCCGCTACGTGGACCTTCTAATGGCCGTGGGGAGGGAGACGCTCCTCTCCCGCTTCGGCACGGCCACGGCCGGTTCGGTGGAGCATGCACCGACCAGTGTCCGCTCCGCAACCAGCGACGAGGCACCCAAGGGAACCACCTCTCTCGACCGCTTCTGCACCGATTTCACCCGCCAGGCGGCGGAAGGTAATATCGACCCGGTCTTCGGCCGGGACCGGGAGATCGGCCAGATGGTCGACATCCTGGCCCGGCGCCGGAAGAACAACCCCATCATCGTCGGCGAGGCGGGGGTCGGGAAGACCGCCGTAGCCGAAGGGCTTGCACTTCGGATTGTGGAGGGGGACGTGCCGGAGGCCCTCCGGGAGGTACGGCTCCTGGGGCTCGATCTGGGGCTTCTCCAGGCGGGGGCCGGAGTGAAGGGTGAGTTCGAGAACCGCTTGAAAAGCGTCATCGAGGAGGTGAAGGGGTCGCCGCGCCCCATCATCCTCTTCATCGACGAGGCCCATACCATCATCGGCGCCGGGGGGCAGACCGGCGGAGGTGACGCCGCTAACCTCCTGAAACCGGCCCTGGCCCGAGGGGAACTGCGGACCATCGCCGCCACCACCTGGAGCGAGTACAAGAAATATTTCGAAAAGGACGCGGCCCTGGCCCGGCGCTTCCAGCCGGTGAAGCTGGACGAGCCGGACGTCGAGACCGCCGTCCTGATCCTGCGGGGTCTCAAGGAGAAGTACGAGGCGGCCCACGGGGTCACCATCCGGGACGACGGCATCCGGGCGGCGGCGGAGCTTTCTTCCCGCTACCTGTCGGGGCGCCAGCTCCCGGACAAGGCAGTGGACCTCCTGGATACGGCGGCGGCCCGGGTGAAGCTCCTTCTCACCGGGAAGCCGGGGGCCGTGGAGGAGAAAGAGCGCCGCATCCAGGCTCTGGAGAGGGAAGAGGCGGCCATGGCCCGGGACCAGCTCCACGGCCGCCCCGTTGACGACGAGCGACTGGATCTCCTGAAGGCGGAATTGTTAACCCTGCGGGAGGAGTTGGCCGCCGTCACGGCGCGGTGGCACCGGGAACAGGAGCTGGCCGCGGAAGTGATGGCCCTTCGCAAGGAACTGTCGACGGAAGCGGAAGAAAACGAAGATCGGCGAGGACTGAAACGGCAGGTGACCGAGGCCACGGCTCGCCTAGCGGAGTTCCAGGGTGACGCCCCATTGGTACGGATCGAGGTGGAGCCGGAGGTGGTGGCCCGGGTGGTGGCCGACTGGACAGGCATCCCCCTGGGGAGCCTCCAGAAGGACCGGGCCGCCGGGGTCCTCACCCTGGAGGGCGACCTGCGCCGCCGCATCAAGGGGCAGGAGCCGGCCCTCTCCGCCGTGGCCGAGGTGCTCCGCTCCTCGGCGGCAGGGCTCAAGGACCCACGCCAGCCCCTGGGAGTTTTTCTCCTGGTGGGGCCGTCGGGGGTCGGGAAGACCGAGACGGCCCTGGCCGTGGCCGACCTCCTCTTCGGGGGGGAGCGGTTCCTCACGGTCATCAACATGAGCGAGTTCCAGGAGCGCCACACCACGAGCCGCCTCATCGGCTCGCCGCCGGGGTACGTGGGGTACGGCGAGGGGGGGGTCCTCACGGAGGCGGTCCGGCGCCAGCCCTACTCGGTGGTCCTCCTGGACGAAGTGGAGAAGGCCCACCCCGACGTCATGAACCTCTTCTACCAGGTCTTCGACAAGGGGATGCTGGCCGACGGCGAGGGGCGGGTCATCGACTTCGCCAACACAGTCATCTTCCTCACGAGTAACCTGGCCTCGGATGTCATCACCTCCCTCTGTTGCGGGGATCAAGCACCGACGGCGGAGGGGCTGACCTCCGCCATCCGCCCCCACCTCTCCCGACACTTCAAGCCGGCGCTCCTGGCCCGGATGTCGGTGGTCCCCTACCTGACCCTGGCCCCCGAGTACCTGGGGGAGATCGTTACCCTGAAGCTGGGGCGGGTGGCGGAGCGGCTCCGGGAGAACAGCCGAACGGCGCTTTCTTGGACCCCGGCGGTCACGGAACGGATCGCGGCCCGCTGCACCGAGGTGGAGAGCGGCGCCCGGACCATCGACCATATCCTACGGAGCACGCTGCTGCCGCTTCTCTCCCGGGAAATTCTCCCCCGGCTCGGCACCGGCGAGACGCCGGAGGCTATCAGGCTCGACACGACGGCCGACGGCGACTTTGCCGTCACCTTTGATACCAGTGGAGGCATGGAACAATGA
- a CDS encoding SH3 domain-containing protein, with protein MNQHQTAMGIARMAFLLSLSLTAACATVNTAPVEEQAGPQAPETGLEAEPPAPVPAPAAPPAVAPVTPQASVTVTTIPLVPGKITPRQKYVNVRPEPSTGKKPVAVLSGGKYVEVLGREGTWVKIRWTRGKKAHEGWVAGKFVDTVTP; from the coding sequence ATGAACCAGCATCAAACAGCAATGGGTATCGCCAGGATGGCGTTTCTCCTCTCCCTTTCGCTCACGGCAGCGTGTGCCACCGTGAATACCGCTCCCGTCGAGGAGCAGGCCGGCCCCCAGGCGCCGGAGACAGGGCTGGAAGCCGAGCCACCCGCTCCCGTACCGGCACCGGCCGCCCCCCCGGCAGTGGCGCCGGTGACCCCTCAGGCATCGGTCACCGTAACAACGATCCCTCTGGTCCCCGGGAAAATAACTCCCCGGCAGAAGTACGTGAACGTCCGCCCGGAGCCCTCCACCGGCAAGAAACCTGTCGCCGTGCTCTCGGGAGGAAAGTACGTGGAGGTGCTCGGCCGGGAGGGGACATGGGTGAAGATTCGCTGGACCCGGGGAAAGAAGGCCCATGAAGGATGGGTGGCCGGGAAATTTGTGGACACCGTTACTCCCTGA
- a CDS encoding chemotaxis protein CheW, whose product MTSLPTLAKGRSAAGKPLHLVGFRVGNEEYCFEILTVQEIIRIVPITAVPDAPEHVEGIINLRGRIVPIIDFRRRFRITGERTVDEADRVIVVTGTGNATVGFIVDGVSQVMKLPAEDLSPAPAGGAGCDAEAIRGVGNVGDRLVIVLDLDKMFSADELTTLTGVS is encoded by the coding sequence ATGACATCGTTGCCAACCCTTGCCAAGGGGAGATCCGCTGCAGGGAAGCCCCTCCACCTGGTCGGCTTCCGGGTGGGGAATGAGGAATACTGCTTCGAGATCCTCACGGTGCAGGAGATCATCCGGATAGTACCCATCACTGCCGTTCCCGACGCTCCCGAGCATGTGGAGGGGATCATCAACCTCCGCGGCAGGATCGTCCCCATCATCGACTTCCGCCGGCGGTTCCGCATAACCGGCGAACGCACCGTCGACGAGGCGGACAGGGTCATCGTCGTGACCGGCACGGGGAACGCGACCGTCGGTTTCATCGTCGATGGCGTGAGCCAGGTCATGAAGCTGCCTGCCGAGGATCTGTCGCCTGCGCCGGCGGGAGGCGCGGGGTGCGACGCCGAGGCCATCCGGGGGGTAGGCAACGTGGGCGACCGGCTCGTCATCGTTCTCGATCTGGACAAGATGTTTTCCGCCGATGAACTAACCACTTTGACAGGAGTGAGCTGA
- a CDS encoding methyl viologen-reducing hydrogenase yields MSTVPINLEWLSDCSGCHVAIVDLHEKILAVLESVTIQRCPVLTDVKDYPKAKLGLVSGAIRTEHDRHAAIEMRKSCDLIIAWGSCAVYGGIAGAGNVHSRQEIIDAVYIGNKTTATHAPPTKEVSALEPSVSPLDSVIDVDLYLPGCAPHPAFVFDALLALLEGRSPRTATGESVCARCRRKMEKTEVDRIRKNSEGVPDPDRCFLSQGYLCMGSVTLDRCMSPCPLNGIPCSGCAGATMQVLAEPNRDIRTEIAERMSRLTEIPREAIVREIERTSKTHYSYTMATPMIGEKPTFLIKKWTDEERDDYEQDHNH; encoded by the coding sequence GTGAGCACCGTACCCATAAATCTGGAATGGCTGAGCGACTGCTCGGGCTGCCATGTGGCCATCGTCGACCTGCACGAGAAAATCCTCGCGGTCCTGGAATCCGTCACCATCCAGCGCTGCCCGGTACTGACTGATGTGAAGGACTACCCGAAGGCGAAGCTGGGGCTCGTCTCCGGCGCCATCCGGACCGAGCACGACCGCCACGCGGCCATTGAGATGCGCAAGAGCTGCGACCTGATCATCGCCTGGGGCTCCTGCGCGGTGTACGGGGGGATCGCCGGTGCCGGCAATGTCCATTCCCGCCAGGAGATCATCGATGCAGTCTACATCGGCAACAAGACCACCGCTACCCACGCTCCGCCAACGAAGGAGGTTTCGGCCCTGGAGCCGTCCGTCTCCCCCCTGGACAGCGTCATCGACGTGGACCTCTACCTCCCTGGCTGCGCACCGCACCCGGCCTTTGTATTCGATGCCCTCCTGGCGCTGCTGGAAGGGCGTTCCCCCCGCACCGCCACCGGTGAATCGGTCTGCGCCCGGTGCCGGAGGAAGATGGAGAAGACGGAGGTTGACCGGATCAGGAAGAATTCGGAGGGGGTCCCCGACCCGGACCGCTGCTTCCTGAGCCAGGGATACCTCTGCATGGGATCGGTGACCCTGGACCGCTGCATGTCCCCCTGCCCCCTGAACGGGATACCGTGCAGCGGCTGCGCCGGCGCCACCATGCAGGTGCTGGCCGAGCCCAACCGCGACATCCGCACCGAGATCGCCGAGCGGATGTCGCGCCTGACCGAGATCCCCCGGGAAGCCATCGTCCGGGAAATCGAGAGGACATCCAAGACCCACTACTCCTACACCATGGCGACCCCCATGATCGGCGAGAAGCCCACCTTTCTGATTAAAAAATGGACCGATGAGGAACGAGACGACTATGAACAAGACCATAACCATTGA
- a CDS encoding Ni/Fe hydrogenase subunit alpha — protein MNKTITIDPVTRIEGHARVFIDLDDGGALKAAGLVVNELRGFEKILTGMDADRMPLVTARICGVCPTAHHLAATNALDNAAGVEPPTAAKLLRELMYMGHLIHSHCLSLFVLQGPDLVLGLDADPAIRNVVGVVQAVPDIARKALQCRSIGQKINELVGGRGTHPVTSVAGGIAFVLDADRERQLNAWIQEAHGLVLELAPVVKQLLMKMLDANPAMLEQWVIPAWSVGTVKGDGTIALVNGEIRAIDESGARKAQFPTAGYDTHLSEAAVDFSYMKQVSFVEGETRHDYRVGPLARLNISDRYGTPLADREREEFIRTVGRPCHANALQPWARLIELLYCTERAQEIMASPEIHGETRVPVKFSGGRGVGHVEAPRGTLIHDYEIDENGIVRAANLIVATQQNYALINTMIAQAATSHVINRPDDQALLNAVEFGIRCYDPCLSCATHALGAMPLEIVVNRADRPHLIRRNC, from the coding sequence ATGAACAAGACCATAACCATTGATCCCGTCACCCGCATCGAAGGGCATGCGCGGGTCTTCATCGACCTGGACGATGGGGGAGCGCTCAAAGCGGCGGGGCTCGTGGTGAACGAGCTGCGGGGATTCGAGAAGATCCTGACCGGCATGGACGCGGACCGGATGCCGCTGGTCACGGCCCGCATCTGCGGGGTCTGTCCCACGGCCCACCATCTGGCCGCCACCAACGCCCTGGACAACGCCGCGGGCGTTGAGCCCCCAACCGCCGCGAAACTCCTGCGGGAGCTCATGTACATGGGGCACCTGATCCACTCCCATTGCCTCTCCCTCTTCGTGCTCCAGGGGCCGGACCTGGTCCTGGGGCTCGACGCCGACCCCGCCATCCGCAACGTGGTGGGGGTGGTGCAGGCGGTCCCCGACATCGCCAGAAAGGCCCTCCAGTGCCGCTCCATCGGCCAGAAGATCAACGAGCTGGTGGGGGGACGGGGAACCCACCCCGTCACCTCGGTGGCCGGGGGGATCGCCTTTGTGCTCGACGCCGACCGTGAGCGCCAGCTGAACGCCTGGATCCAGGAAGCCCACGGGCTCGTGCTGGAACTGGCGCCGGTGGTGAAGCAACTCCTCATGAAGATGCTCGACGCCAACCCGGCGATGCTGGAACAGTGGGTCATCCCGGCCTGGAGTGTGGGCACCGTCAAGGGCGACGGCACCATCGCCCTGGTGAACGGAGAGATACGGGCCATTGACGAAAGCGGAGCCCGGAAGGCCCAGTTCCCCACCGCCGGCTACGACACCCACCTCTCCGAAGCGGCGGTGGATTTCTCCTACATGAAGCAGGTCTCCTTTGTGGAGGGCGAGACCCGCCACGACTACCGGGTCGGCCCCCTGGCGCGGCTGAACATCTCCGACCGGTACGGCACCCCCCTGGCGGACCGTGAGCGGGAGGAATTCATCCGGACCGTGGGCCGCCCCTGCCATGCCAATGCCCTCCAGCCCTGGGCCCGTCTGATCGAGCTTCTCTACTGCACAGAGCGGGCGCAGGAAATCATGGCCTCCCCGGAGATCCACGGCGAGACGCGGGTGCCGGTGAAATTCTCCGGCGGACGGGGGGTGGGGCACGTGGAGGCCCCCCGGGGAACCCTGATCCACGACTACGAGATCGACGAGAACGGCATCGTCCGGGCCGCGAACCTCATCGTGGCGACCCAGCAGAACTATGCCCTGATCAACACCATGATCGCCCAGGCCGCCACGTCCCATGTCATCAACCGCCCCGACGACCAGGCCCTGCTCAACGCGGTGGAGTTCGGCATCCGCTGCTACGACCCCTGCCTTTCCTGCGCCACCCATGCCTTGGGGGCCATGCCGCTGGAAATCGTCGTGAACCGTGCCGACAGGCCCCATCTCATCAGGAGGAACTGCTGA
- a CDS encoding 4Fe-4S dicluster domain-containing protein has product MVEIKLHEEACRGCRMCVDICPTKVFAFDEEKRLCAVEHRDDCIACLSCAYLCPSGALRHEDYHVVKNFYRDLAFCAKMEKFI; this is encoded by the coding sequence ATGGTCGAGATCAAGCTCCATGAAGAGGCGTGCCGCGGCTGCAGGATGTGCGTGGACATCTGCCCCACCAAGGTCTTTGCCTTCGACGAGGAGAAGCGGCTCTGCGCGGTGGAGCACCGGGACGACTGTATCGCCTGCCTGAGCTGCGCCTACCTCTGCCCCTCCGGGGCGCTGCGCCACGAGGATTATCACGTTGTGAAAAACTTCTACCGGGACCTGGCTTTCTGCGCCAAGATGGAGAAATTCATATGA
- a CDS encoding hydrogenase maturation protease gives MRGPVPPESQDSVAFRRIVVVCVGNDLVADDAAGFEVYRKLAGSSLPPGVTLHYAAVGGIDLLDYLTGDESAMIVVDAVQFGAPTGTIHNLGWNELPDFGAGAISAHFIGLKETIDIGRCLYPELIPSTVLLVGIEGRRFDQTRDAMSPEVAAAIEPATASIREHLHTLRQGT, from the coding sequence ATGCGGGGACCAGTGCCGCCTGAGTCTCAGGACTCAGTAGCTTTCCGCAGAATCGTTGTGGTCTGCGTGGGCAACGACCTGGTGGCCGACGACGCCGCGGGGTTCGAGGTCTACCGGAAGCTGGCCGGCTCGTCCCTACCGCCGGGGGTCACGCTCCACTACGCGGCCGTGGGGGGGATTGACCTCCTTGACTACCTGACCGGCGATGAGTCGGCCATGATCGTCGTGGACGCGGTCCAGTTCGGCGCGCCAACGGGAACCATCCACAACCTCGGCTGGAATGAGCTCCCCGATTTCGGCGCCGGGGCCATATCGGCCCATTTCATCGGCCTGAAGGAAACCATCGACATCGGGAGATGCCTCTACCCGGAGCTGATCCCGTCAACGGTGTTGCTGGTGGGGATCGAGGGACGCCGCTTCGACCAGACCCGCGACGCCATGTCGCCGGAGGTGGCCGCCGCCATCGAGCCCGCCACCGCCTCCATCCGGGAACATCTTCACACTCTCCGCCAAGGAACCTGA